In Phaseolus vulgaris cultivar G19833 chromosome 7, P. vulgaris v2.0, whole genome shotgun sequence, the genomic stretch ataatatatattgaaaatataaGAATATTATACCATATTACTTTTATGGGTTAAATCTCATTTCAATATTTATACGTAGAATCAAAACATGGTTAGGTATAAACCAAAAGTGCTCCTGACAATTTCTCtatttataaaagtatttatttttttcattataaaattatctttcatcaatattttttattcagtGACTCTAGATCAATTTCTTTACATGCTATCTTAGAAATACGTTATCATATTTATTAATGGTTGCAATTGAAGATTAATTCCGCTGctgtataaaaaaacaaattaatacgTCTAGAATTATTGTAcccaaaaaatacaaaaaatacgtctagaattaaaattatagtataaaattataatgtgcTAGAGTTTACGCAACTTACTTAATGCGTCACCTGGTTTGGTTAGTGAGAGTCCAGTCAAAATTTGATGAGTCAAGTCACAATAAATTCTTTTCCTCAATTACAACCACTCCATTAGGCGGCAACATTATAAACTTTTTGTAcatcatatttatatttatttattaccaAATATAACTTGTACACACACACGCACGTGCCACTATTGGTAAAGGTAAACAAAAATATGTGTGTATTTTTTGAAACTCTTCCATGCCCCCAAATATCATCAACCATACCACATCATGATGGATGTTATGCATACATAAGGCATGATGTTAGTCTGACCCAACAAACAAACCCATCAGGCATTACCTCACCCACCGTTGCTGACTTAAACTCTTCCTTCCATCTTATATATAACCCTTTTCCTTGCCTCTCATCTCATTCTTCAaataaaccatcaaaatcttaTCTTTGCTACCTCTTCACAACACTATCATTTTTGTTTTCTCATACCTTATTAGGCAACAAAAATGGGAGAGGTTAGTTTCAGTTCCGTCTATATTCGATTATTCATTCTCTTCTTCACTAGATTCCTGAAATTTCAATCATGTGTTTCTGATTAATCTTGTCTGGTTTATGACAGCAAAAGGAGCAGCCAAAGAATGAAACAGAGAAGAAGCCCGAGGATGGAGCACCCAAGAAAGACGATGGGCCCGCCCCTGTCGTTTACAAACTCGACTTGCATTGCGAGGGATGCGTCAAGAAGATCAAACGCACCGCTCGCCACTTTCAAGGTACTGTAAATCTTACTAATCAATTTTCGCTCGAGATATATTCATCATTCGTATTCAATCTTTCTCAATTTGCAGTAATTGTAGTTTATGCATAAATTCGATGTTAGAAATTGAGAAAATGCCGATGAAACATGCAGGTGTGGAAACTGTTAAGGCAGATCTGTCGACTAACAAAGTGACCGTTACCGGTAAAATGGACGCCGAGAAGCTGAGAGAAAAGCTCGCTGAGAGAACCAAGAAGAAGGTTGAGTTCGTCACACCTCCGCCGAAGAAAGAGGCCGCCGCTGAAAAACCGCCGGAAAAGAAGGCTGAAGAGAAAAAACCTGAGGAGAAAAAACCCGAGGAGAAAAAACCAGAAGAAAAGCCTAAAGAGGTAATTAGTTAGTCATTAGCAATtaattaatcttaatttttaaaatttaaattcccTAAGCTCAACTTCACTGACTGACTTTCTATTGAATAATTTCTGGTTCGCTACAGATCACGGTGGTTTTGAAGATCAAACTGCACTGTGACGGTTGCATTGCGAAAATCCGAAGAATCATTTCCAGGTTCAAAGGTGAGAGAAAGTTGACATAatcatttttaattgaacatgtgattattataaattaagCAATTGATTAATAATTGAAGTGGCGGTTAAGTGGCTAAGGATATTAACGGTGATGGTGGTGGTTTTACAGGTGTTGGGTCGGTGAGTTTAGACGGAAGCAAGGACTTGGTGACGGTGAAGGGAACTATGGACGTGAAGGAGATGGTGCCGTACCTGAACGAGAAGCTGAAGCGAGCCGTGGAAGTGGTGCCTCCGAAGAAagaagaggagaagaaagagaaagacgGCGGCggagagaagaaagagaaagagggcgaaggagagaagaaagaaaaagaagtcgCTGCGGCGAAGGCAGAGGTTAACAAAATGGAATTCATGTACCCGATCGTGCCTCCTTCGTTTTGGTACCAAGGAGGACAATTTCCCGGTCAAACAAGTTACCCTATGGAGGTTCAACCATCCTATGGTAGTAACAATCATTTCGTAGAGCAAGGGTACGTGAACCATGGTTATCCTATGCAGCCACCTCTACCGTATTACATGCACCCTAACGCTCCTCCTCCGCAGATGTTCAGCGATGAGAACCCCAATGCTTGTTCAATCGTGTGATTAAGATTAATTTTCAGTGTAGCTTACACTCGGATACGGGAAACGGATACGGAATACGCATGATGTAAtctgtaaataataaaaaaatgatgtgCGTGTAAAAATGAGGGGTTGATTCCGTGTTactgaaaattaattaatatagagAATTTTTATGATATGGTAGAGTTTTGTTTTGAAACTATGATATGCATAAGTAGAGGTTGGTGTTTTAGAGAGGGTGGCCGGCTGGCAGGAGAATCCTGTCCAGattttatatgaaattaaaaGTACTCACATCACATGAGCTGTTCTttgttttgtatatttttaatataagaataaatggTTACTATATTTCAATGAGATTTGTTCATATCGAAACATTTCGGGATTGGTTCTGAATTGCCGAGGAGTACGTGCTAAAAGTGATTAGTTACTTGTTTGTCtcatttgagatttttttttgctTTCTGTTTTTCCTTTTGGGTACATATGAGGAAGACAATTTACATTCTGGACTCTTAACCTAATACTTCAGTTACTGTTTCCCTTTTCTTATTCAAATATAATTACGCGTTGAAAATCACATGGTTTTGGATTTGGTGGGGAGCGCTTGACAACGTCTCGCCAACAGAAAAATACTCCACTTTTAATAGTTGAAAATTTAGATTGAAACGATCGAGATTGCTGCAGTTCAAAGTAAAGTGGACGAAGCAGAAGAAATTACCTCAAGTACAGAGATATTATGACCTTACATAAATTGCATCACACATTTCAACGACTCCAAGCAACCAATGCCCATTCAAGAGACTTTGGTGGGACGGCAGGGAGGCCATTTCCTAATCTTATTTCAATGGAAGTACCAAATAATAATGCCTCTATAGTCCAAacatataaaccaattttttttttccagaaattaTGATGGTGATTTTGAATTATCTAGTCCCACACTAGATATGTCCAAGATAAAGCCTACCCTTATCTTTCTTTCTAAAAATTTAGTTTCTTTTAATAAAGCTGTcctttttatttaatcatttttttttcttttcgtCAATATTGTGTCATGCACTTGCCTTCAACCACAACGTTTTTCAACCTATTTATATTAAGAACAATAAAAGAGATAATTAAGATCCGATTTTGTTTTGTTGTACGCTTAAGAACAGCTTTGGTATACAATTAGAATTAATCTGACCAaaaatgcaaaagaaaaaaGTTGATAGATAATTTGTGGCCCTTGTGATTAATGGAGCTAGCTAGCAGAACACTAACTCTTCCATCATCTTCCTCCCTCTTATTAAAAAGTGTTTGTGAGAGGTCCATTGCTAGGGTCATTgccaacttttttttcttttagttcgTGTTTTGTTTCAACGATACAACGCCTTCACGAAGAAGGGACTGTTAGAGCATTAATTAGATTGATAAATTGACCGCAGCCACACGCATTTAACAAGTGGGTGCTTCTATAATgactttttaacttttaatttataatcttTCAATTCATTAACATTTGACAAGTCCCTCCAACTACTAAAATACGTATATCATTCATCTCGTCACTCTCATGTTTTCATCCTTCTATCAGCCGCCGTCAAGTATAGATTATTCATTATAAGGTATTcctattttaatttcatatctatgcatcatttttaaaCCATTTGCTGtcaaatttatttagtttttttttcatttttgtcaGTATTTTGAGTAAACCTGGCAACCCATGCTTTGCATTCTTTTAGTGGTttgctttttttcttttaaaaaaaaagtagtttagttgtttttaaaatatcactttttaaagtaaatattgacatcttaaagaataaattaaaagtgTGTTCAAAAAGTTGATATCTCTCTTCTTTTGATGTGTTTAGTTTTTTctgaaattataataaaagttaatCTGCTTTAATGGATTACGCAAAAGTAGAGTAAGAATTTCAAACTAGTTAGAGAGAGTTGtcaaaaactaattaaattaatataaatgtcGCTCTTTCTTTAATTGATAaacattacatttttttaacttttagcTAGTATGTATGTGCACTATTCCTTTCAAATTTTGGATCCTTCTCCCAAGAGTGTGCGTGTGTGtgcaagaaaaaaattattgttaatattgaaTTCGGTGGATTATTTTTCAAGTATACAGAAAGACATGCAAAATGGGTAAATAAAGTGAgacagaaaataaataaaaaagacaaaaaaaaaggcAACATAAGGTGCCGAATTAATTAAGACTTTGTCTATggtcatattattatttttgggtTGGGTGGTGGTGAaactattaatttatttttcatagaAAATGAGTAtggctgataaaaaaaattacacaagtCACAGTTCATAAGAGccacatatttatttatttatttaagagttCCATCTCTAACATATCCAAATAGAAAGGGTTTATATTATTATCTTGTGTGAGTTTTTAATATGGCGCATGCTGTTGATGAAGTGTGGAAAGATATATTAGCATGCAGTATGCAAGAATGCATGCCTATATGACTCTTCACTCAATAATTTAATTGTggattaattattaattaatttatgattGAGAGAGAAAGCAAGTATGTTCAAGGTTAAAACGTTGACTATTTGTGTAATGTCCCTAGAAGTATACCAAATAACAACATATACATAAGGGTTAATGTAGATGTTTATGCTTGTAGAATCACACATAGCTCCTTTGCATCACTCCAAAGGAAGGAGGATATAACATATGAAAAGAGG encodes the following:
- the LOC137830251 gene encoding heavy metal-associated isoprenylated plant protein 3-like, producing MGEQKEQPKNETEKKPEDGAPKKDDGPAPVVYKLDLHCEGCVKKIKRTARHFQGVETVKADLSTNKVTVTGKMDAEKLREKLAERTKKKVEFVTPPPKKEAAAEKPPEKKAEEKKPEEKKPEEKKPEEKPKEITVVLKIKLHCDGCIAKIRRIISRFKGVGSVSLDGSKDLVTVKGTMDVKEMVPYLNEKLKRAVEVVPPKKEEEKKEKDGGGEKKEKEGEGEKKEKEVAAAKAEVNKMEFMYPIVPPSFWYQGGQFPGQTSYPMEVQPSYGSNNHFVEQGYVNHGYPMQPPLPYYMHPNAPPPQMFSDENPNACSIV